Proteins found in one Solitalea lacus genomic segment:
- the pdxH gene encoding pyridoxamine 5'-phosphate oxidase — translation MNLEKTTLENLRQEYSARSLSEKDVNSDPFRQFELWFNEAMQSGILEPNALTLSTATSLGKPSARVVLLKGFSDEGFTFFTNYNSRKGHELRQNPFACISFFWLELQRQIIIEGVIEKVSLDESTRYYQTRPKGSQLGAWVSEQSTVIADREVLENKLAELENQYANQEVLPKPEYWGGYLLKPSSIEFWQGRPSRLHDRIQYILEADGNWKIQRLAP, via the coding sequence ATGAACCTCGAAAAAACTACCTTAGAGAATTTGCGCCAGGAATACAGCGCCAGATCCTTATCAGAAAAAGATGTTAATTCAGATCCCTTTCGCCAGTTTGAATTATGGTTCAATGAAGCCATGCAATCAGGTATTTTAGAGCCTAATGCACTAACCTTGTCAACGGCAACCTCTCTGGGAAAGCCATCTGCCCGGGTTGTATTGCTTAAAGGGTTTTCTGACGAAGGATTTACATTTTTCACAAATTATAACAGTCGTAAAGGACACGAATTGCGACAAAATCCTTTTGCCTGCATTTCTTTCTTTTGGTTAGAGTTACAACGGCAAATAATTATTGAAGGGGTAATTGAAAAAGTCTCTTTAGATGAATCTACCCGCTATTACCAAACTCGTCCTAAAGGCAGCCAGCTTGGGGCATGGGTTTCCGAGCAAAGTACAGTAATTGCCGATCGGGAAGTTTTGGAAAATAAGCTTGCTGAACTGGAAAATCAGTATGCAAACCAGGAGGTTTTACCTAAACCCGAATACTGGGGAGGATATTTACTGAAACCTTCTTCAATTGAATTTTGGCAAGGACGCCCTAGTCGTTTACACGACCGAATTCAGTATATTTTAGAAGCAGATGGTAATTGGAAAATTCAGCGTCTGGCTCCTTAA
- a CDS encoding YqgE/AlgH family protein — protein MLNLIKPTAGKMLISEPFMSDPNFKRSVVYLTEHNEQGSVGFVLNQKTELTLNNLVDDIEEADFPVYIGGPVGNDSLHYIHTINDLDGCVSVDNGIYWGGNFELLKILIQAGKVERNEIRFFIGYSGWGETQLQDELDENAWLVAETNKDFLFGESNERELWAHAVKSLGEKFAMIINFPENPRFN, from the coding sequence ATGCTCAATCTTATAAAACCTACAGCCGGCAAAATGCTGATTTCGGAGCCATTTATGTCGGACCCCAATTTTAAGCGCTCTGTTGTGTATCTGACTGAACATAACGAACAGGGAAGCGTGGGTTTTGTTTTAAATCAAAAAACCGAATTAACTTTAAATAATTTGGTTGACGATATAGAGGAGGCTGATTTTCCGGTTTATATTGGAGGGCCAGTCGGAAATGACAGCTTGCATTACATACATACTATAAATGATTTAGATGGCTGCGTATCGGTTGATAATGGCATTTACTGGGGAGGCAATTTTGAACTGTTAAAAATATTAATTCAAGCCGGCAAGGTTGAACGTAATGAGATTAGATTTTTTATCGGCTATTCGGGCTGGGGAGAAACACAATTACAGGATGAACTTGATGAAAATGCATGGCTTGTTGCGGAAACAAACAAAGATTTCCTTTTCGGAGAAAGCAACGAGCGAGAACTTTGGGCACACGCAGTAAAGAGTTTAGGTGAAAAGTTTGCCATGATAATTAACTTTCCCGAAAATCCACGATTCAATTAA